From the Synechococcus sp. HK01-R genome, one window contains:
- a CDS encoding bifunctional nuclease family protein encodes MHVAGIALDAASRSPIVLLRDPSGRRQVPIWIDQAQAHNIMAGIQDEPPPRPLSHDLMVALLEAGGLSLERVIIHAIEENTFRAVLKLGVSGAGSEPSGDATEGEGESVMKDADQAEAQSRPDDESVQNTAKIQEVDARPSDAIALAIRTGSGIWMLEEVVAEASIPVDAEADSEEQDAFRRFLDQVSPAALVRHLESRQPEEGSGADPAAEG; translated from the coding sequence ATGCACGTCGCCGGAATTGCCCTGGATGCGGCCAGCCGCAGCCCGATCGTGCTGCTGCGCGATCCCTCCGGCAGGCGCCAGGTGCCGATCTGGATCGACCAGGCGCAGGCCCACAACATCATGGCCGGCATCCAAGACGAGCCCCCCCCGCGCCCCCTGAGCCACGACCTGATGGTGGCGCTGCTGGAGGCCGGTGGCCTCTCCCTGGAGCGGGTGATCATCCATGCGATTGAGGAGAACACCTTCCGGGCGGTGCTGAAACTCGGTGTGAGCGGAGCCGGGAGCGAACCGTCCGGCGACGCCACCGAAGGCGAAGGCGAGAGCGTCATGAAGGACGCTGACCAGGCAGAGGCCCAATCCCGCCCGGATGACGAAAGCGTCCAGAACACTGCCAAGATCCAGGAAGTGGATGCGCGTCCCAGCGACGCCATTGCCTTGGCAATCCGCACGGGCAGCGGCATCTGGATGCTGGAGGAAGTCGTGGCGGAAGCCTCCATCCCAGTGGATGCCGAAGCCGATAGCGAGGAGCAAGACGCTTTCCGCCGCTTCCTCGATCAGGTGAGTCCCGCCGCTCTGGTCCGCCACCTCGAATCCCGCCAGCCAGAGGAAGGCTCTGGGGCGGACCCTGCCGCCGAAGGATGA
- a CDS encoding riboflavin synthase encodes MFTGLVQAVGQVERRGAGLLVTGCQPFAPLQLGDSVAVDGVCLTVASLVADGFLADVSEETLQRTTLGAKASRCGSVNLEPALRLADRLGGHLVTGHVDGAGEVMAVEALPQSWRVELRWRDPGHERYICEKGSITVDGISLTVAGTAEEGRRFWIAVIPHTWASTALRHLKPGDAVNLEVDVIARYTERLLAGRSHAGEELTAAWLAGHGWH; translated from the coding sequence ATGTTCACGGGTCTGGTGCAGGCAGTGGGCCAAGTGGAGCGGCGGGGTGCAGGTCTGCTGGTGACCGGCTGCCAACCCTTTGCTCCTTTGCAGCTTGGAGACAGCGTTGCGGTGGATGGGGTCTGTTTGACGGTGGCGTCTCTGGTTGCCGACGGTTTTCTGGCGGATGTCAGTGAGGAGACCCTTCAGCGCACCACGCTTGGCGCGAAGGCGTCCCGCTGTGGATCAGTGAATCTGGAGCCGGCGCTGCGTCTGGCCGATCGGCTGGGGGGGCACTTGGTGACTGGCCATGTGGATGGGGCTGGTGAGGTGATGGCGGTGGAGGCTCTTCCCCAGTCATGGCGTGTGGAGTTGCGCTGGCGCGATCCCGGCCATGAGCGTTACATCTGTGAAAAGGGCAGCATCACGGTGGATGGCATCAGCCTCACGGTGGCGGGCACTGCCGAGGAGGGGCGGCGTTTCTGGATCGCGGTGATTCCCCATACCTGGGCATCAACGGCTCTGCGGCACCTGAAACCTGGTGATGCAGTCAATCTGGAGGTGGATGTGATCGCCCGCTACACCGAACGCCTGCTCGCAGGGCGGTCCCATGCTGGGGAGGAGCTCACGGCTGCCTGGCTGGCAGGCCATGGCTGGCACTGA
- a CDS encoding AbrB family transcriptional regulator yields MLVGQELLDKARALSNRPEDEIARGCGYVGPSGRVLRKSFYRALVEAKGYKLPSNSGSGGDGTRGRQAEFRTRVHGNGNLLIGHAYTRRLGLEPGQEFRIELHRDSGSIWLLPLDEPAAEPRGGQDQENA; encoded by the coding sequence ATGCTGGTCGGTCAGGAACTGCTCGATAAGGCAAGGGCCCTCAGTAACCGTCCTGAGGATGAAATTGCTCGGGGTTGCGGATACGTCGGCCCAAGCGGCAGGGTGCTTCGCAAGAGTTTTTATCGCGCCCTTGTCGAAGCCAAGGGCTACAAACTGCCGTCCAATTCAGGCAGTGGCGGCGATGGCACCCGCGGACGCCAGGCTGAATTCCGCACACGGGTGCATGGCAATGGCAATCTGCTCATCGGCCATGCCTATACGCGACGATTGGGCCTGGAGCCCGGGCAGGAGTTCCGGATTGAGCTGCACCGCGACTCCGGTTCGATCTGGCTGCTGCCGCTCGATGAACCGGCAGCAGAGCCACGGGGCGGCCAGGATCAGGAGAACGCCTGA
- the ctaD gene encoding cytochrome c oxidase subunit I — MTATLPAQSENPSPSLQPQGWLRYFSFSVDHKVIGLQYLVCGFAFYLIGGALAGAIRTELVSPLSDFMPREVYNQVLTLHGTVMIFLWIVPVVNGAFGNYLIPFYVGARDMAFPRLNAVAFWLIPPAGLLLISSYFITGAAQSGWTAYPPLSITTPASGQIIWILSVLLLGGSSIFGGINFIATILKLRRPGLKMMQLPMYCWAMLGTSILVVLSTPVLAGTLILLSFDIVAHTGFFNPGLGGNVVVYQHLFWFYSHPAVYIMVLPAFGLVSEILPVHCRKPLFGYATMVVSIMAIVVLGLVVWAHHMFTSGTPPWMRLFFTIATAFIAVPTGIKFFNWLATLWGGRISLNSAVLFSCGFIINFVLGGITGVALAQVPFDVHVHDTYFVVAHFHYIVYGGSVFVIFASIYHWYPKVTGRLLNESIGRLHFLLTFVGFNLCFAPQHWLGLNGMPRRVAEYDPQFAFINQLSSVGALLMAISTLPFLWNVIMSAFNGEIAGDNPWRALTPEWLTSSPPPVENWRGEAPLVTEPYGYGVPAEQLDLQAASGRDLWSNGR, encoded by the coding sequence ATGACCGCCACTCTTCCAGCTCAAAGCGAGAATCCATCACCTTCCCTGCAACCGCAGGGCTGGCTGCGATATTTCAGTTTCAGTGTTGATCACAAAGTGATCGGCCTCCAGTACCTGGTGTGCGGCTTTGCGTTTTACCTGATTGGTGGCGCCTTAGCGGGAGCGATTCGCACCGAATTGGTCAGCCCTCTCTCCGACTTTATGCCCAGAGAGGTCTACAACCAGGTGCTCACCCTGCACGGAACGGTGATGATCTTTCTCTGGATCGTTCCCGTGGTGAACGGTGCTTTCGGGAACTATCTGATTCCCTTCTACGTGGGCGCACGCGACATGGCCTTTCCAAGGCTGAATGCCGTGGCCTTTTGGCTGATCCCTCCAGCAGGCCTGCTGCTGATCAGCAGTTATTTCATTACCGGTGCCGCCCAGTCAGGATGGACCGCCTATCCCCCTCTGAGCATCACAACCCCAGCCAGTGGTCAGATCATCTGGATCCTGAGCGTCCTTTTACTGGGGGGAAGTTCCATTTTTGGCGGGATCAATTTCATCGCGACGATCCTGAAGCTCAGGCGCCCAGGCCTCAAGATGATGCAATTGCCCATGTATTGCTGGGCAATGCTGGGTACCAGCATTCTCGTCGTGCTCTCCACCCCAGTGTTGGCTGGCACACTGATTCTCTTGAGCTTTGACATTGTCGCTCATACCGGTTTTTTCAATCCGGGGCTTGGGGGCAACGTCGTGGTCTATCAACATCTCTTCTGGTTCTATTCTCATCCAGCGGTTTACATCATGGTGCTGCCTGCCTTCGGGCTGGTGAGTGAAATACTGCCGGTGCACTGCCGCAAACCTCTGTTCGGCTACGCCACCATGGTGGTATCAATCATGGCGATTGTTGTGCTGGGGCTGGTGGTCTGGGCCCATCACATGTTTACGAGTGGCACACCACCGTGGATGCGCCTGTTCTTCACGATCGCAACAGCCTTCATCGCCGTCCCGACGGGAATCAAATTCTTCAATTGGCTTGCAACTCTCTGGGGCGGACGCATCTCACTCAACAGTGCCGTGCTCTTTTCCTGCGGCTTCATCATCAATTTCGTGCTTGGAGGCATCACAGGCGTGGCACTCGCCCAGGTGCCATTCGACGTGCATGTGCATGACACCTACTTCGTTGTTGCTCATTTCCATTACATCGTCTACGGAGGCTCGGTCTTTGTGATCTTCGCCTCGATCTACCACTGGTATCCCAAGGTCACGGGCCGGCTGCTGAATGAGTCGATCGGCCGCCTGCACTTTTTGCTCACATTCGTCGGATTCAACCTCTGTTTCGCCCCCCAGCACTGGCTCGGTCTCAACGGCATGCCCAGACGCGTGGCCGAATACGACCCGCAATTCGCCTTCATCAATCAATTGAGCAGTGTCGGAGCCTTGCTGATGGCGATCAGCACCCTTCCCTTCCTCTGGAACGTGATCATGAGTGCCTTCAACGGGGAAATCGCTGGAGACAATCCCTGGCGGGCCCTCACTCCGGAATGGCTCACCAGCTCCCCACCTCCAGTGGAGAACTGGAGAGGGGAAGCCCCTTTGGTAACCGAACCCTATGGCTACGGCGTTCCGGCAGAACAACTTGATCTTCAGGCCGCCAGCGGCCGTGACCTCTGGAGCAACGGCCGATGA
- a CDS encoding DUF2232 domain-containing protein, translated as METSYLAAAAALIWLALYYLPVGGALFRLALPLPLALLLIRRGWRAGLEGVAVSLLLLTALMGPVRGPLMLFPYGLLSLWLGWCWSQQRSWWLSWGIGLVLGAVGFLVRVLALSLLLGENLWIVITRAGAGLLDRLVDLLGLPLSPDLAEVQLMALALVLFQQLVYVLALHALAYWIFPRLQAPVPAPPPQLKGLVALDPL; from the coding sequence ATGGAAACCTCCTACCTGGCTGCTGCTGCTGCCCTGATCTGGCTGGCGCTGTATTACTTGCCGGTGGGGGGTGCCCTGTTCCGTCTGGCCCTGCCCCTGCCCCTTGCTCTGCTGCTCATTCGTCGTGGCTGGAGGGCCGGCCTCGAGGGGGTGGCGGTGTCGTTGTTGTTGCTGACCGCTCTGATGGGACCGGTGCGGGGACCGCTCATGCTGTTCCCCTACGGCCTGCTGTCGCTCTGGCTGGGTTGGTGCTGGAGTCAGCAGAGGAGCTGGTGGCTGAGCTGGGGAATCGGTCTCGTGCTGGGTGCGGTGGGTTTTCTCGTGCGAGTGCTGGCGCTTTCCCTGCTTCTGGGTGAAAACCTCTGGATCGTGATCACCCGCGCTGGGGCCGGATTGCTGGATCGTCTGGTGGATCTACTAGGGCTTCCTCTGTCTCCCGATCTCGCGGAGGTTCAGCTGATGGCCCTGGCACTGGTGTTGTTTCAGCAGCTGGTTTATGTGCTGGCTCTGCATGCGCTCGCCTATTGGATCTTTCCGCGTCTACAGGCTCCGGTGCCCGCTCCCCCTCCTCAGCTCAAGGGGTTGGTGGCATTGGATCCCCTCTGA
- a CDS encoding cytochrome c oxidase subunit II: MPIPPSIITLVLGMILVLGGLWIGQNVNLLPVDASANAPIYDELFRVLFSIGTILFLGIVGLVVFSLIRFRRRSGELSDGLAIEGNLPLEIFWTAVPAVVVLFIGLFSYDIYERMGGMAPLDHAAMDHAAMDHAAMDHASSNQGSGAEQRVWGGIGTPVLTASEQGTPVSALPVEVTAMQFAFLFRYPKGDFISGELHVPVGQPVSLSMEAKDVIHAFWVPEFRLKQDVIPGQPTVLNFTPTRAGRYPIVCAELCGPYHGGMRSTVVVEEQDAFDNWFAQNNKITATDT, translated from the coding sequence GTGCCGATCCCTCCATCGATCATCACGCTTGTGCTGGGGATGATCCTGGTGCTTGGAGGCCTGTGGATCGGACAGAACGTCAACCTTCTGCCTGTTGATGCAAGCGCGAATGCGCCGATTTACGACGAACTTTTCCGCGTTCTCTTCAGCATCGGCACGATCTTGTTCCTTGGGATCGTTGGCTTGGTGGTCTTCAGCCTGATCCGCTTCCGCAGACGCTCTGGCGAGTTGTCTGATGGTCTTGCGATCGAAGGCAATCTTCCGCTCGAGATCTTCTGGACTGCCGTTCCTGCTGTTGTCGTGCTGTTCATCGGACTGTTCAGTTACGACATCTATGAACGCATGGGTGGAATGGCGCCCTTGGACCATGCCGCCATGGACCATGCCGCAATGGATCACGCCGCTATGGATCACGCCTCCTCGAACCAAGGAAGCGGTGCTGAACAACGGGTGTGGGGTGGAATCGGCACACCGGTACTCACCGCATCCGAGCAGGGCACACCCGTATCAGCTCTCCCAGTGGAGGTGACCGCCATGCAGTTCGCGTTCCTCTTTCGCTACCCAAAAGGTGACTTCATCTCAGGCGAATTGCATGTCCCCGTCGGCCAACCCGTCAGCCTCAGCATGGAAGCCAAGGATGTGATCCATGCCTTCTGGGTTCCTGAATTCAGGCTGAAGCAAGACGTGATTCCAGGACAGCCCACCGTGTTGAACTTCACGCCTACCAGGGCGGGCCGTTATCCAATCGTCTGCGCCGAACTCTGCGGGCCTTATCACGGCGGCATGCGATCCACGGTGGTCGTGGAGGAACAGGACGCTTTCGACAACTGGTTTGCTCAGAACAACAAGATCACAGCCACTGACACATGA
- a CDS encoding aldo/keto reductase, with protein sequence MTTAVRRPFGRGPAVSLFTLGTMRALAAPDQMEAIVRAAIDAGINHLETAPAYGPAETFLGAALSRLMREGVAPEGGWLITSKILPGAGLAEGRRQLLASLKRLGQTRLDNLAVHGINREEHLRWALEGDGQELLIWAEAEGLVGQVGFSSHGSHDLIAKAIDSGVFGFCNLHLHLLDPSRLDLARGALAHGMGVLAISPADKGGRLWDPSPTMVEDCAPISPLELAYRFLLAEGISTLTVGASRPGELALAKRLAHADGTLTSTEQAVLDQLGIRRRERLGSQHCEQCRACLPCPREVPIPELLRLRNLRLGHDMQAFCEERYNLIGRAGHWWEEVDASLCNRCGDCLPRCPHQLPIPELLAETHQLLAAAPRRRLWG encoded by the coding sequence ATGACCACGGCGGTGCGACGCCCCTTCGGGAGAGGGCCCGCCGTCAGCCTGTTCACACTTGGAACGATGCGGGCGCTCGCCGCTCCGGATCAGATGGAAGCGATCGTGCGAGCCGCGATCGACGCTGGCATCAATCACCTCGAAACGGCACCCGCCTACGGCCCTGCTGAAACCTTTCTCGGCGCTGCTCTCTCCCGTCTGATGCGCGAAGGAGTGGCACCGGAGGGAGGCTGGCTGATCACCAGCAAGATCCTGCCGGGCGCGGGCTTGGCGGAGGGCCGTCGTCAGCTGCTCGCCAGCCTGAAACGACTGGGGCAGACCCGACTCGACAACCTGGCGGTGCACGGCATCAACCGGGAGGAGCACCTGCGATGGGCCCTTGAGGGGGATGGACAGGAGCTGCTGATCTGGGCCGAGGCGGAAGGACTGGTGGGCCAGGTGGGTTTCAGCAGCCATGGATCCCACGACCTGATTGCCAAAGCGATCGACAGCGGCGTCTTCGGCTTCTGCAACCTGCATCTGCATCTGCTCGACCCCAGCCGCCTGGATCTGGCCCGCGGAGCTCTCGCTCACGGGATGGGAGTGCTGGCGATCTCACCGGCTGACAAGGGCGGTCGGCTCTGGGATCCGAGCCCCACCATGGTGGAGGACTGCGCGCCCATCTCTCCCCTCGAACTGGCCTACCGCTTCCTGCTGGCGGAGGGGATCTCCACCCTGACCGTGGGTGCCAGCCGTCCAGGGGAGCTGGCTCTGGCCAAACGGCTAGCCCATGCCGACGGCACGCTCACCAGCACGGAACAGGCGGTGCTTGATCAGCTTGGGATACGAAGGCGGGAGCGGCTCGGCAGCCAGCACTGTGAACAGTGCCGCGCCTGCCTGCCCTGCCCCAGGGAGGTGCCGATCCCCGAGCTGCTTCGGCTGCGCAATCTGAGGCTGGGGCATGACATGCAAGCCTTCTGCGAGGAGCGTTACAACCTGATCGGCCGTGCAGGCCACTGGTGGGAGGAGGTGGATGCCAGCCTCTGCAACCGCTGCGGCGACTGCCTGCCCCGCTGCCCTCACCAGCTCCCGATTCCCGAGTTATTGGCGGAGACCCACCAGTTGCTTGCAGCAGCACCAAGACGGCGCCTCTGGGGCTGA
- a CDS encoding ABC transporter substrate-binding protein, with protein MTRLRVPSTPGLRRRQVLQLGGVLGLTALAGCTRGASAPLLQAAPEILPALWRRRLPKPWRFEPLELAGGPGMAPWRLDRSADLLALSDGWLPTTTDADFQPIAAAPLQARLAGQARRYLELLGAERASRVLPVAVTPWVMLFLGLDGLDGASERGWQLLLDPDFKGQVVLPASPRLVIELADQIPGAESLARLRSAALTLDDQQGLNWLLQGKARVAVLPLQRCIQALRRDPRLRAVLPDSGAPLHWTLLMRPASSREPLPQAWVEDAWGTPLLRPLLGRGWRPPLAEELLDAQRDAVPASFRALVLPTAAVWARCWSLPPLKTAAAEQLSQRWRDAAP; from the coding sequence ATGACCAGGTTGCGCGTTCCTTCGACCCCAGGGCTCCGGCGTCGCCAAGTGCTGCAGCTTGGAGGCGTTTTGGGGCTCACAGCCCTAGCCGGTTGTACGCGTGGTGCATCGGCTCCCCTGCTTCAGGCTGCTCCGGAGATCCTTCCGGCCCTGTGGCGTCGCCGATTGCCCAAGCCCTGGCGCTTCGAGCCTTTGGAGCTGGCTGGGGGCCCGGGAATGGCCCCCTGGCGTCTGGATCGCTCCGCCGATCTGCTCGCTCTGAGCGATGGCTGGTTGCCGACCACCACGGATGCAGACTTCCAACCGATTGCAGCAGCGCCCCTTCAGGCTCGACTGGCCGGGCAGGCCAGGCGCTACCTGGAGTTGCTGGGGGCCGAGCGCGCCTCCCGTGTGCTTCCAGTGGCTGTCACTCCCTGGGTGATGCTCTTCCTGGGCTTGGATGGCCTGGATGGTGCATCGGAGCGCGGATGGCAGCTCCTGCTTGACCCGGACTTCAAAGGGCAGGTGGTGCTTCCCGCCAGTCCACGGTTGGTGATCGAGCTTGCCGATCAGATCCCTGGTGCGGAAAGTCTTGCCCGGCTGCGCTCCGCGGCGCTCACCCTTGATGATCAGCAGGGCCTGAACTGGTTGCTTCAGGGAAAGGCGAGGGTGGCGGTGCTTCCTCTTCAGCGTTGCATTCAGGCTCTTCGCCGGGACCCTCGCTTGCGCGCCGTCTTGCCCGACTCCGGTGCACCGTTGCACTGGACCTTGCTCATGCGTCCCGCATCCAGCCGCGAGCCTCTGCCCCAGGCCTGGGTCGAGGATGCCTGGGGGACACCCTTGCTTCGACCGCTTCTTGGGCGCGGCTGGCGTCCGCCGCTTGCGGAGGAGCTTCTGGATGCACAGCGCGATGCCGTTCCGGCCAGTTTTCGTGCGCTCGTGCTGCCGACAGCGGCGGTGTGGGCACGTTGCTGGAGCCTTCCCCCCTTGAAGACGGCGGCCGCTGAGCAGCTCAGTCAGCGCTGGCGGGATGCCGCTCCCTGA
- a CDS encoding cytochrome c oxidase subunit 3: MTTLTPSETDLNLDHAGETHADHRMFGLATFLVADAMTFAGFFAAYLTFKAVNPLPAGAIYELELPLPILNTVLLLVSSFTFHRAGANLRRSMHQRCRLWLLISAALGFAFLVSQMLEYFTLPFGLTDNLYASTFYALTGFHGLHVTLGALMILIVWWQCRTPSGRITAQNHFPLEAAELYWHFVDGIWVILFVILYLL; the protein is encoded by the coding sequence ATGACGACACTCACCCCATCCGAAACCGACCTGAACCTCGACCATGCCGGCGAGACACACGCCGATCACCGCATGTTCGGGCTAGCCACCTTCCTGGTGGCGGATGCCATGACCTTCGCGGGTTTCTTCGCCGCCTATCTCACCTTCAAGGCGGTGAATCCATTGCCGGCTGGCGCGATTTACGAGCTGGAACTGCCTTTACCGATTCTCAACACCGTGCTGCTGCTAGTGAGCAGCTTCACGTTTCACCGGGCCGGCGCCAATCTTCGTCGCAGCATGCATCAGCGCTGCCGTCTGTGGCTCCTGATCTCAGCGGCCCTGGGCTTTGCCTTTCTGGTCAGCCAGATGCTCGAATACTTCACATTGCCCTTCGGGCTAACAGACAATCTCTACGCGAGCACCTTCTATGCCCTCACAGGGTTTCACGGCCTTCACGTGACACTTGGAGCCTTGATGATTCTGATTGTCTGGTGGCAGTGCCGCACACCGTCAGGCCGAATCACAGCGCAGAACCACTTCCCCCTCGAAGCGGCCGAGCTCTACTGGCATTTCGTTGATGGCATCTGGGTGATCCTGTTTGTGATTCTCTACCTGCTCTAA
- a CDS encoding nicotinate-nucleotide--dimethylbenzimidazole phosphoribosyltransferase, with the protein MAASVPSPPLPVGCQWLSPLPLPASWPERIESALAPWRDSSQQPDLLLLLAATATAEVEGISAAGSSAASRRYTALADAELLLYGPAHRPQWPLPPLPAGVSPALISWVASQRLGLQPLVAALGLAEPPPFVHLRLEPLSEGPAACLSSGQAMSSTRVERLWSRGMQMGRGLRRPLLLAECVPGGTTTAQAVLQGLGLSVAGLVGGSALHPPMVLKQRLVAEGLRRADLGAAPTPGLLLAAVGDPFQAVAAGLLVGALESGQPLLLGGGSQMVAVLALALAALPPRGRAALAAQVVLGTTAWLGSEQLEGLQPGSLQPGNPPALSRLLNCLQGAMGVELLALTSGLRFVTSRHQALQDYEHGHVKEGVGAGALALLAQLRGVSPAELQESCEEGLDRLQRQ; encoded by the coding sequence ATGGCAGCGTCCGTCCCGTCACCGCCTCTTCCCGTCGGCTGCCAATGGCTCAGCCCACTGCCGCTGCCAGCCTCCTGGCCCGAGCGGATCGAGTCGGCACTCGCTCCCTGGCGCGATTCCAGCCAACAGCCTGATCTGTTGTTGCTGTTGGCGGCCACGGCCACGGCGGAGGTGGAGGGCATTTCGGCGGCCGGCTCGTCGGCCGCCTCACGCCGCTACACCGCACTCGCCGATGCCGAGTTGCTTCTGTACGGACCGGCCCACCGTCCCCAGTGGCCCCTGCCGCCTCTGCCAGCAGGCGTATCACCGGCGTTGATCAGCTGGGTGGCCAGCCAGAGGCTTGGCCTGCAGCCCCTGGTGGCGGCCCTCGGGTTGGCGGAGCCGCCTCCTTTTGTTCACTTGCGCCTGGAACCGCTCAGCGAGGGGCCGGCGGCCTGCCTGAGTAGTGGCCAGGCCATGTCATCAACACGCGTGGAGCGTCTCTGGAGTCGGGGGATGCAGATGGGCCGCGGCTTGCGGCGTCCATTGCTGCTGGCGGAATGCGTGCCGGGGGGCACCACCACGGCTCAGGCGGTGCTCCAGGGTTTGGGCTTGTCCGTTGCCGGTTTGGTGGGAGGCAGCGCTTTGCATCCCCCCATGGTGTTGAAGCAGCGGCTGGTGGCGGAGGGGTTGAGGCGGGCGGATCTGGGCGCAGCTCCGACCCCGGGCTTGCTTCTTGCGGCTGTGGGGGATCCCTTTCAAGCTGTAGCAGCGGGGCTGCTGGTCGGGGCCTTGGAGAGCGGTCAGCCCCTGTTGCTGGGTGGGGGCAGCCAGATGGTGGCTGTGTTGGCGCTTGCCTTGGCGGCCCTGCCCCCTCGCGGACGCGCGGCTTTGGCTGCTCAGGTGGTGCTTGGCACCACCGCCTGGCTGGGGAGCGAGCAGCTTGAGGGCCTGCAGCCTGGGAGCCTGCAGCCTGGGAACCCGCCCGCGCTTTCCCGACTGCTGAACTGTCTGCAGGGGGCCATGGGGGTGGAGCTCCTGGCCCTGACCAGTGGCCTGCGATTCGTGACCAGTCGGCACCAAGCCCTGCAGGATTACGAGCATGGCCATGTGAAGGAGGGTGTCGGCGCCGGTGCGCTTGCTTTGCTGGCTCAGTTGCGCGGCGTCAGTCCTGCTGAGCTTCAGGAGAGCTGCGAAGAGGGTTTGGATCGACTGCAGCGCCAGTAG
- a CDS encoding heme A synthase: MISSSLVPIRRRLALLACHLVVALVALVVIGGATRVMEAGLACPDWPLCYGSFLPGRQMNVQVFLEWFHRLDAFVVGMALVVQLAVAWWWRRQLPGWFLPLSALLLVLVLAQGGLGALTVLQLLPSGVVTAHLALALTLLALVSGSSQLLLAPIELRAFELKASSDQVSHGSRFEAAPLWWRCLAALSLLAVVSQCLLGGRMATSWAAQRCLEAGQSCQWLHWHRSAATPVAICVLGFVAIALLAGGWARRQWPLLLGLAALVSTQITLGVLTLRLGLSQPAVTVAHQLVASLLVALLAALLCRRQTCLSPGPLPVVLDPSILEPAHG; the protein is encoded by the coding sequence TTGATCAGCTCATCCCTGGTTCCGATCCGTCGCCGGTTGGCACTGCTCGCCTGTCATCTCGTCGTTGCCCTGGTTGCACTTGTGGTTATCGGTGGTGCCACTCGCGTCATGGAGGCAGGCCTTGCCTGCCCTGATTGGCCCCTTTGCTACGGCTCTTTCTTGCCGGGGCGGCAGATGAATGTGCAGGTGTTTCTGGAATGGTTTCACCGGCTCGATGCCTTCGTCGTGGGCATGGCTCTTGTGGTGCAGCTCGCTGTTGCCTGGTGGTGGCGCCGACAGTTGCCGGGATGGTTCCTTCCCCTGAGTGCCCTGTTGCTGGTTTTGGTGCTTGCCCAGGGAGGCCTGGGTGCACTCACGGTCCTTCAGCTTCTGCCTTCCGGTGTTGTGACCGCTCATCTGGCCCTGGCTCTGACCCTCCTGGCCTTGGTCAGTGGCAGCAGTCAGCTGTTGCTTGCTCCCATCGAGCTCAGGGCCTTCGAGCTCAAGGCATCGAGCGATCAGGTCTCCCACGGTTCACGTTTTGAGGCTGCCCCCCTGTGGTGGCGGTGTCTCGCCGCGCTCAGTCTTCTGGCCGTCGTCAGCCAGTGCTTGCTCGGAGGCCGTATGGCGACCTCCTGGGCTGCCCAACGCTGCCTCGAGGCCGGGCAGTCCTGCCAATGGCTGCACTGGCATCGCAGTGCAGCCACCCCCGTGGCGATCTGTGTGCTGGGTTTTGTGGCCATCGCTCTGCTGGCAGGGGGCTGGGCCCGGCGTCAGTGGCCGCTGCTGCTGGGGCTGGCCGCTCTTGTCAGCACCCAGATCACCCTTGGGGTCCTCACACTCCGCCTTGGGCTCTCTCAGCCGGCCGTGACTGTGGCCCATCAACTGGTCGCCTCTCTTCTGGTGGCCCTGCTGGCGGCCTTGCTTTGCCGCCGTCAGACCTGCTTGTCCCCGGGGCCGCTCCCCGTTGTCCTTGATCCCTCCATTCTGGAGCCCGCGCATGGTTAG
- a CDS encoding HdeD family acid-resistance protein, with amino-acid sequence MTADGRPDSLGSFKAFAIAEGILLIVLGILALIFPVIASFWTTGVIAVLFLIGGVVGWISNLARSGRMGRWVCFWRLVVSTLFIVAGGSMISNFRDPVEAAEQVAAFALAIGIVFLVEGVVAFFSGLASSNRPGAGWAIANGVITFILGLLIVTLKFWGLLWVLGTLVGISFLFSGIELIAFSSVIHDDQDPPALA; translated from the coding sequence ATGACTGCCGACGGCCGCCCCGATTCTCTGGGCAGCTTCAAAGCCTTCGCCATCGCCGAAGGCATTCTTCTGATTGTGCTGGGGATCCTGGCGCTGATCTTCCCAGTGATCGCCTCGTTCTGGACCACCGGCGTCATTGCCGTGCTCTTCCTCATTGGTGGAGTGGTCGGCTGGATCAGCAACCTGGCCCGCTCAGGACGCATGGGCCGCTGGGTGTGCTTCTGGCGCCTTGTGGTGTCGACCCTGTTCATCGTGGCCGGTGGCTCGATGATCAGCAATTTCCGCGATCCCGTGGAGGCAGCGGAGCAGGTGGCGGCTTTTGCTCTGGCGATCGGCATCGTCTTCTTGGTGGAAGGCGTGGTCGCCTTCTTCAGCGGCCTGGCCAGCAGCAATCGTCCTGGCGCAGGCTGGGCGATCGCGAACGGTGTGATCACCTTCATCCTGGGCCTGCTGATCGTCACCCTCAAGTTCTGGGGGCTGCTCTGGGTGCTGGGGACCCTCGTGGGTATCAGCTTCCTGTTCAGTGGCATCGAACTGATTGCGTTCAGTTCGGTGATTCACGATGACCAGGACCCTCCGGCCCTGGCCTGA